ATGCGAGGACATCCGAGGAGTTATACTCTCTGGCACACAATTAGCAAAGTAAGTTATAAATCTTATCcacttgtattttcttttttctttcttcttctttttttcttttttttttttcttttttactaacCAAACGGACAGACATACATCTTTTTAACAAGTAGCATATTTGTATGTTCTATTTCGCatttaatatgttttaatGTTCATGCATAATGATGGAAtacataacgataattaatttatttatttcatttggcTATTACTTGATTAATTTGATCTAAAACTATGAAAAGTTATTCGTGTACTTTGCTCAAGGtcaaaataattaagatatgtTATGAGAAACATATGAACTAACCTGTCTTACGGGTTACTGCCTTCTCGtgttttgtaaaatttaagGTTATGGTGTTTTACAAAGgcgggaaaaaaaacaaaatggattttattttatcaaattcaaatatcatttcgaatatcatcatcatctgtaattattttaataatcccACATGAACacagaatatatatgtttattatataataaattatttttcttcatggAAGCTTTATCTTACAGAGAAATTCGTGCATCCTTGGCACAAGATGTAACAGATCTAAAGACAAAGCTACCAGACTTTACACCTAGTTTGGCTATTGTCCAAGTCGGCGGTAGACAAGATTCTAATGTTTACATACGAATGAAAATCAAAGCGGCTACAGACATTGGCATAAATGTACAACACGTTAAACTTCCAAACACTATAACGGAAACTGAACTGATCAACGTAGTGAACAAATTAAACAATGATTCTAAAACTCACGGTATCATCGTTCAAATGCCGCTCGATActgttaatgaaattaattctcATTTAATTACGAATACAGTGTCTCCTTCTAAAGATGTTGACGggtaaattgatatttttattttgcacaAATCTAATATAAGTTAAAcaatttaaagaatataaatttatcgatttctaattcgtttgatttaaaaatctatacgattaataaatttaatggaatattcaataatttacTACTTTCATTCTTATCTCAAAATGCAATTGTcgaaatttaaaatcaatatcattatttgaCCCAAAACCAATACGTCATCATCGTTACTTctagaaacaataaatatttcgttatcGTACTAGCtgtagataaaatttttttcatatcaatttataagaaatatattttacgaaacTCATTGAAAACAGTACggttttatacatttatataaaagtcaATACAATCGGCATGCCCTTTGACATGAAATGACGTAAAatatgagataaaaagaataaaatatcatctcgcatggaaagaagaatatttttttatagatctaTGATCTTACACATTTTctcataataacaaaaatgtcgATCATATGTAcgatattaaatgtaattgaaAGAATTACCGAAATAATCTACAAATCTTAATTTTAATCATGATATTtagaatcgatatttttatcgtgttaacgataatttaaaacattttaaacagtttaatacaaaaataattttgaaaaattataaaatatacatatgtacgtatataacaTAACATACGTAgcaataaattgttattactacgtatatgtattatatatacgtatatataatataatgtaatatattacgaAATGTCTATTTTTCAGTCTCAATACGATTAACGAAGGAAAAGTTACAATCGGTGATATGTCAGGATTTATACCATGCACGCCTAATGGATGTATGGAGCtcattaaaaagtaattaaaaatgtaattctaagaaaattgtataaaactgctttaacgtttttaaactcaataatatattgtagaaGTGGTGTACCAATTGTCGGTGCTCAAGCCGTAGTTTTGGGTAGAAGTAAAATTGTAGGTACACCGGTAgctgaattattaaaatggcACAATGCTACAGTGACGATATGTCattcaaaaacgaaaaatcttCCAGAAATAGTAAGTAGTTTTTCGAGCAAGAAATttgtaaatgaattttttcaaaatgatatgaaaataaatatcaattacgATTGTTTCTCAATTTAATCAATTTCTGAGGTCTCTCAAGCCGATATCTTGATCGTGGCTATCGGTAAGCCAGAATTCGTCAAAGGGAGCTGGATAAAATCAGGCGCTGTCGTAATCGATTGTGGCATCAATTCTATTCCGGgtaagataaaaggaaaaagttctTAATtgcttatatatttaatttaataatgaaaaatacctcaaatcgataatatcgatatatatatatatataataataaagtaaatttgtaaaatcttGTAATGTGTATATTCAAggcgttaaaaaatatttcgaaatagtCTTCGATAAAAATCTCATCAAATTCAATTAACACATATGATAAGAATAGTTATATTTCGAGAGATATATTCTTACATCAAATTTAATACATGTTTTCCAGATTCTGGAAAAAAAAGCGGTGAGCGTTTAGTAGGCGATGTTGATTACGAGGAAGCTTCGAAAGTAGCTTCATATATTACGCCAGTTCCTGGTGGTGTCGGCCCTATGACGGTAGCCATGCTGATGAAGAATACAGTGACTTCGGCCAAAAAAGCAGCTGAAAATCTTCTTAATGTCGATTGGAAACTAAGaattttaaagattaatcCACAGAGACCAGTTCCAAGTGATATAGCTATTTCTAGAAGTCAGACATATAAACCTATTGTCAGTTTAGCTGAAGAAATCGGTCTATTACCAAATGAGCTAAGTCCTTATGGAGACAATAAGGGTAAAATAAGTCTAAATGTTCTAAAGAGACTGAAGAATCAACAGAATGGAAAATTCGTGGTCGTCGCTGGTATTACGCCAACACCTCTCGGTGAAGGTAAAAGTACGACGGCTCTTGGATTAGTGCAAGCTCTCTCAGCGCATAAAGgaacaaattcttttgttacgtTAAGACAGCCTAGCCAAGGTCCTACTTTCGGAGTTAAAGGAGGAGCTGCTGGTGGTGGATATGCACAAGTatgtacaaaaataaaattataaaattttaaatctaattattataatgatatatgttcatattttttttcctttctaggTAATTCCTATGGAAGAATTCAATCTTCACTTAACCGGAGACATCCATGCTATAACCGCGGCAAATAATCTTTTAGCAGCCCAAATCGATGCTCGATACTTCCATGAATCCACTCAAAGTGACAAGGCCCTTTATGATAGATTGGTACCTACGATGAAAGGTGTTCGAAAATTCTCCAAAATTCAATTAAGGCGTCTGCAAAAACTTGGGATCACAAAAACCGATCCAAACTCCTTGACGGAAGAAGAACAACGCAAGTTCGTACGATTGGACATCGATCCACATAATATTACGTGGACAAGAGGTACatgcaataagaaaaataaaattaattatcttaatgTCAGTTGAACAAGTATACTCTCATTAAGACTTATCCTCTTTTGCAGTGGTTGATATAAATGATCGTTTCCTACGTAAAATAACTATTGGTCAAAGTTCGactgaaaaaaataagacgaGAGAGACTTCTTTCAaaatttctgtttcttctgaGATAATGGCGATACTTGCTTTAGCTGCTAACGTCGAAGATTTGAAACAAAGATTGGGCAATATAGTAATTGGATTCAATAAGAATGGTGAACCTTTAACTGCTGAAGATTTGGTTCgtatttaattaacgatattataagtttagatatttttatctatttacatttattctttacttacttttatcaatttaatagGGCATGACTGGTGCGATGGCTATCCTTCTGAAAGATGCGATCGAACCAACGCTAATGCAATCTTTAGAAGGTACACCTGTAATGGTTCATGCTGGTCCCTTCGCTAATATCGCACACGGTTGTTCCTCGATAATAGCAGATACTATTGCATTAAAACTAGTTGGACCAAATGGTATTGTAGTGACAGAAGCTGGATTTGGTTCCGATATAGGCATGGAGAAGTTCTTTGACATTAAATGTAGAACATCTGGACTCGTGCCGAATGCTGTCGTTCTTGTTGCAACTGTTAGAGCCTTGAAAATGCATGGTGGTGGTCCATTAGTAACCCCAGGTGCGGCTCTAAAAAAGGAATACAttgaagaaaatatcgaaCTTGTTAGAAAAGGTCTTCCAAATCTTCAAAAACATATCAGCAATGGCCTGAAATTTGGAGTACCCGTTGTTGTAGCTATAAATTCATACacgtaaatatttcattctgcATTAAGTATATCTGAAATccataatcaatttttttttttttttttttttaaattgcttGAATACATTTTTCCTATTGCAaccaaaataaatatttattattctactaGCACTGATACAGAAGCTGAACTACAGCTCATCAAAGAAGTGGCATTGGAGAGTGGTGCAGCAGACACAGTGATTTGCACTCATTGGGCTGACGGTGGATCAGGTGCAATAGCTTTGGCAGATGCAGTTATCGCTGCAACGAAAAAACCAAGTAACTTTAAACCATTGTATAGTCTGGATCTCAGTATTGAGGAGAAGATAAACGTCATTGCTAAAGAAATGTATGGTGCTGGAGAAGTTATTCTAGCAGACAAAGTAAGTAAATTTAAATGATGAAATACTTtgaatattctatatatatttgaaatactaGCATATACACagcaataatacatttttacttattttttgaatcttaggtaaaagaaaaaattaaagtatataacacATTAGGTTATGATAAATATCCTATATGTATGGCAAAAACATCTAACTCTCTAACAGGAGATCCATCCATCAAAGGTGCCCCAACAGGTTTTAAacttgatattaatgatatatttgtaGCCGTTGGCGCTAAATTTGTCGTAGCATCTGTTGGAGAGGTaagattttcaattataaattgaaaaatttcttacatGTATGTCACGAACGACGTTTTTATAAATTGCAGATCATGATGATGCCAGGTCTTTCTACTAGGCCAAGTATTTATGATATGGATTGGAATAGTGAAACGAATGAGATAGAaggattattttaaatataaactcttttcatattattgccacataataacaataattttatctatttatatttttcatactcCATGTACTTTATGTATGTtccatatgaaatattaatctcATAAATAACTAATAAGAATGTATTAGtaagttaattataaaatcaatatttcgtaattctgtgattaatttatttaactttagTAATAGCTCTAAACTTTGCTGATCTAACTCTTGGATTTTTATTGACTTCTTCAGATGATGGTGTCAATACATGCTTATGCATCATTTTCCATGGTGACATGActatatcatttaattcgtCAATGCAAAAactcttattataatttaaatattttaatggtgTAACATTTGCCACAAAATCTGTTATATTTCCTGTCATGTGTCTTTTAACAACAATATCTTCCAATGAATGGAAAGATATTGTTATCAAACAACCACCAATTTTTAAGTAATTTTGTGCAAGCACCATGCCATGATTGATTTCATTCAATTCATTGTTTACAAAAATTCTAAAAGCTTGAAACGTTTTTGTCGCACAATGTGAGAATCTACCTAATTGATCTTTTCTGATTTCATTATTGAGTACAGATTCAACAAGCTGTGCCAATTCTTTTGTTGTTTccaattttttatacatatatcttgcTTCGATAAGCGCACGTGCTATCTTTCTTGCCTTCTTTTCTTGtccataaattttcaatatacgaTACAAATCTATCTCATCCGCTCTTTCTATTACATCAGCAGCAGTTGGATTTTCAGGATATCTATTACCATCCATTCTCATATCTAATGGTCCATTTTTTGACAAAGAAAAGCCTCTTTCTGCATTATCAAATTGCATTGATGAACATCcaaaatcaaacaaaaaacCATCAATACTattctttttaactttatgCTCGCTAAGTAATAATGGTAAATCTGAAAATTTTCCTAATAAAGGAATCATTTGTCCAGGATAGTTCTTTGATAAATCTTGTGCAATATTATATGCTATTGGATCTCTAtctaatgtaaaaatttttatatcaggTGCTGATTTCAAAATTTGAGTAGTATGTCCTCCAGCACCAAAAgtcatatctacatatattttacCTGGAGATGgttgtaaatattgtaaaactTCTTTGATCATTGCAGgtacatgtatattattatttttaattacatctTGTTCCTGTATATCTTGTTGTTGACtaaaatatcttttgtttattacatattgtatattaatttttgatagaTGATGAAACTGTACTCTTGTTTCATGATATAGTTTGTTGATACAAAAAgcttgtaaatataataaattaattttaaatttaagcATTCTTACGTATATTTCGTATTTTGTTTATAAGCctcttaagaaaaaatttattttcttcttccaagTATTCTTTCATCTCTGGACTTAGTGCAATATTACATTGCTCTACTGTTAAGCCACTTGCAGTACTTGTAAGACTACGTTTATACATTTGTCCATAATGATTTGAACTTATCCTTTTCAAACTTGCGTAATATCGGTCACACTGTTCTTGATCTATTGGAGTAGTAATATCACCTTTTGAGAAGATAAGTTTCACTTGATCACGAATATGTTGACTTAAAtctctaaataaaaaaatatatacaacatttatattatatgtaacaacaaaatttaagaaatataaatacttatttacatgagaattataattttaatattatacctAACCTATCAGTATCTATATGAACCAAATGATTTGAATAATtgaatagatataaattacatttttcttatcaacatatataaatatatatgtatatatatatatacaaataaaagatttttaatttatataaaattacctGCCAGGTTTTGATTTATCTAATGGCCAAGattctaataatttcataaaattcttATAGTTACCAGCCATGTTTTAACTTGCATAATAGCAATTCTCAATAAtccgttctttctttcatgtatatgtattattacttataggttacaaaattataattcaaCCAGTATAATTgagtaatatattttgatgCCGTATGAGACAGATTGGTAAAaacttacattttttttcaataaaatatcatattacatatattgatCGACCAATTGTTACTATTTacgttttatcttttacttaTAATTGGTACATTAAAATGCAACAACACGAATTTTCCAATCACAGATAATATAACTAGTCATGTTTTTACTCGATATTAAAGTACTCAATAGTAccaatctaataaataaaatgttgagCGTGTAGTCACATTTTCGACTCcctaacattatatattttcataaatgattataaattaatataaaattaccaTTGGAAATCTTATACTttcatgtataaaaaaaagaaaaaaagaaaaatggaataaCTTGAAAATGATATACATGAAAAATCAAGTCTCCCAAGATGGAATCTAAATTTTCTAATGTTGGTAGAAAGAAGGGACATTTCTAACAGTCGATTTGGCACTTTCAAATGACGATCAAGTCATGTAAGCGTGCGTGGTGGTTCACTCGTTCGGCGACAATGGCGGCAGATCTGGAACAATTTCAACAGCTTTTAAACACACTTCTAAGCACGGATAACGATGCCCGAACGCAAGCGGaagtatgtatattgtattcaattttatttacgcatataacaaatatatttccaaaaagaaaaatgtacgaATTTCGATAATGATTCACTGATTACCCCTTGAGCACGTTGCCAACATGTCAGAGCTTAGCATGAATGATTTCTCATATCGCTATCAACTTTTTAATGTCCACTTTTGTTAAATcttaattcattattacatttacatCTAACAATAACATGTCTAAATTTGTATCAATAAGAATCGCCAGCCTCTTAGATGAATGCTAACAAGTGTTTGgaataagttaataaaaatccaAAATGGTGTCGCGCGCGGCATTGCGTGCTTTGGTAAATCCTTTTATTcactttaatatataatttaacatgATTATGACAGAAATAATCAAAGGATACGTCGAAAGATcaaactacatatatattttcctaaATGTATATGATTAATGACGTGGATAAAAATATAGCATACCAAACGGCATAGAATTTTTGCTCAATCGTACATCCAATGTGCTTTCCCTCCCACATGCACCCTTATTTCCAGTTCCggtatttaaaaatcattaataagaaaaattaaatgaaatcaaatCTGTATACGTCcagtttaatatttattttttcttcctccaaATTCCTCTCCCCTTAGATTTTGTTGGATTAAGTATTTACACATGCGTATACGTTGGTATGATTCATATCAttcctttttccatttccAAATTCAATCACGTGCGATCCGACAATCGATCCTTATCCATTAAAGGCAAACGATCTTTATTTTAAGTTCTATGTATTTTTCATTGGAATTATGTATTGAATAAAAGAgatctgtattatattataaaaatattataacattgTATTGTTTAACACAATTATACTATTTTTGTGTAATCatttaaattgttaattatgaagcttatttaattttttattgtaactaatgtaaaattatatgttGTACTCAGATCATGCTTTATCAAAATATACAGCcaaaatttaattgtttatgaattaattttagaaAGCATACAACAATCTTCCAGTGGAAACTAAGGTGACATTTCTTTTGACATCCATTTGCAATGCTGCCCTTGCAGAAGAGATGCGTGCCATGGCTGCAGTGCTACTGCGtcgacttttttcttctgaatTTATGGACTTTTATTCCAAGgttataaccataaaaatatctgcatgttattatatataattgtttttttacatatctataataccattttttaaatcataaacGCATAAAAAATTTAGTTGATCaaattatatgaaagaagCAAACTAAAATAGTTTCAAGCAaactatatattatgtttgaAGTTAGTGCCAACAAGTATTgccaatgataaatatattatccatAGTTATCTTAAGTTAACTTTCTTAATAAAgactttattttactttataatctaaaatttaaaaaaatgttaacattctcctaaatcattttctttgtgTCATTGGTTTTCAttgtatgaaataatttttgtcttcaatttaataagaatcaataatacattatatatttttatataaaaatttcaacattaaatttcattcagATTCCTCCAGAGGCACAAGTACAGTTGAAAGAGcaaattttgttatatgttCAAAATGAACAAACAGAAACAATTCGCCGTAAAATATGTGAAGTTGCAGCTCAAGTTGCTCGTAATTTAATAGACGAAGATGGAAACAATCAATGGCCAGAATTTCTTCAGTTCCTATTTCAATGTGCAAATAGTCCTTTACCAGCATTAAAGGAAAGTGCATTAAGAATGTTCACGTAAGTTCATtactttaaattttaaattggattttaaaattcaaaaattaaagtaaatgaaaatatgtgtAACAGATCCGTCCCTGGTGTTTTTGGAAATCAACAAGCAAATTATCTTGATCTTATTAAACAAATGCTACAACAATCAGTCATGGATACCACAAATAATGAGGTAAATAATTAGTTGATACAAATTTGGAAGATCGATACACGAGATACCAGGAATTCAGAATTTCTCGTCACAAAATCTTCCAAAAAAAACCTGCCTTCTGATGACTGTAGCTTGTGAAGCTTTAATTTACAGACAGATACGgggcatacatacatatgtgttaaTTCCTTACATAAttgcttatatttttattaatcaaaataaaattttgtattcatcactaaattaaatacattttttgatCATACAGGTTAGATTCCAAGCAGTAAGAGCAATAGGAGCTTTCATAACTTTAcatgataaagaagaaaacatacaaaaacatttttctgaACTTTTGCCTGTAGTTGTGCAAGTAACTGCTCAGTCTGTAGAAAAACAAACTGATGAttctttattaaaagtatTGATCGATTTAGCTGAGTCTACACCTAAATTTTTGAGACATCAATTAGAAAATATCATGGAAATgtgtatgaaaatttttttaaatgaagaaaTGGAAGACTCTTGGAGACAATTAGCTCTCGAAGTTTTAGTAACACTTGCAGAAACTGCACCAGCAATGGTTCGTAAAGTTGGCGGAAAATACATTGCAGCATTAGTAccttttgttttaaaaatgatGACAGACTTGGAAGAGGATGAAAAATGGAGTTTCTCTGATGAAATTATAGAAGAagataatgacagtaataacgtAGTAGCTGAAAGTGCTTTAGACAGATTAGCATGTGGTTTAGGCGGTAAAACCATGCTACCACAGATAGTGCAAAATATCCCTTCGATGTTGAGTAATACAGACTGGAAATACAGGTAAAATAGCAATgtctaaaatttatttaaatatcaattgatatttcttctttaaaagaaGGCCACAGAATAGTCAGcggttatatatttaatataagtaATCGCGTTACATCTGTGGCAAAGTAATCAATGAGATAACTCgtatttctatctatcgttTTGATAGATAGAATTCGGATACTCTCATTGCATGTTCCTTTTAAGAGAGttgatgttaataaaaaattaacatcATAGAATTGGAACaaacatttttatcttattaaatttattaaattattgacaatggaaattttttatttagacaTGCAGCTCTCATGGCTATATCTGCTGTTGGTGAGGGGTGCCACAAACAAATGGAAGCTATATTGCCACAAATTATGGAAGGTGTTATACAATACTTGCAAGACCCTGTAAGTTGTTTTAGTTTAGAATATTCTAATTtattgtagaaaataaaaagccaTGAATGAAGTTAAtagtatcattaaaattattaaaatgatggTGTAACATTCTTGGCAGAATAATGGAAAAGTTAATATATGCATTCATGTCATTGttttaataacatgaatttcATAATCTTGATTTTGAAGTTTCTGAGAGCTGATTGTTTTGAAACAAAGATAGTCATAGTGTTGaaacatacaaaaatataataaaagttatattttgtattattttcgttatacgATTTctatcgcttttttttttttttttttttttttagcatcCCCGTGTCAGATATGCAGCTTGTAATGCAGTAGGACAAATGTCAACAGACTTCGCTCctacgtttgaaaaaaaattccatgATAAAGTTATACCTGGATTACTTATGGTATTGGATGATAATGCAAATCCTAGAGTACAGGCTCATGCAGGAGCTGCATTAGTAAATTTTAGTGAGGACTGTCCGAAACATATACTAACTCGATATCTTGATGCTATTATGGCAAAACTTGAATCGACACTCACTGCTAAATTTCAAGAATTAGTAGAGAAGGGTACTAAACTTGTTTTGGAACAAGTTGTTACAACTATTGCTTCTGTTGCCGATACGTGCGAAGAGCAATTTGTCACTTATTATGACAGATTAATGCCTTGTCTAAAATATATTGTTCAAAATGCAACTTTACCAGAACACAAAATGCTTAGAGGAAAAACAATCGAATGTGTCAGTCTCATAGGTGTGGCTGTTGGTCCAGAAAAATTCATTGCCGACGCTAATGAAGTAATGGAGATGTTCTTAAAAACACACTC
This Vespa crabro chromosome 7, iyVesCrab1.2, whole genome shotgun sequence DNA region includes the following protein-coding sequences:
- the LOC124425362 gene encoding C-1-tetrahydrofolate synthase, cytoplasmic isoform X3, coding for MKIKAATDIGINVQHVKLPNTITETELINVVNKLNNDSKTHGIIVQMPLDTVNEINSHLITNTVSPSKDVDGLNTINEGKVTIGDMSGFIPCTPNGCMELIKKSGVPIVGAQAVVLGRSKIVGTPVAELLKWHNATVTICHSKTKNLPEIVSQADILIVAIGKPEFVKGSWIKSGAVVIDCGINSIPDSGKKSGERLVGDVDYEEASKVASYITPVPGGVGPMTVAMLMKNTVTSAKKAAENLLNVDWKLRILKINPQRPVPSDIAISRSQTYKPIVSLAEEIGLLPNELSPYGDNKGKISLNVLKRLKNQQNGKFVVVAGITPTPLGEGKSTTALGLVQALSAHKGTNSFVTLRQPSQGPTFGVKGGAAGGGYAQVIPMEEFNLHLTGDIHAITAANNLLAAQIDARYFHESTQSDKALYDRLVPTMKGVRKFSKIQLRRLQKLGITKTDPNSLTEEEQRKFVRLDIDPHNITWTRVVDINDRFLRKITIGQSSTEKNKTRETSFKISVSSEIMAILALAANVEDLKQRLGNIVIGFNKNGEPLTAEDLGMTGAMAILLKDAIEPTLMQSLEGTPVMVHAGPFANIAHGCSSIIADTIALKLVGPNGIVVTEAGFGSDIGMEKFFDIKCRTSGLVPNAVVLVATVRALKMHGGGPLVTPGAALKKEYIEENIELVRKGLPNLQKHISNGLKFGVPVVVAINSYTTDTEAELQLIKEVALESGAADTVICTHWADGGSGAIALADAVIAATKKPSNFKPLYSLDLSIEEKINVIAKEMYGAGEVILADKVKEKIKVYNTLGYDKYPICMAKTSNSLTGDPSIKGAPTGFKLDINDIFVAVGAKFVVASVGEIMMMPGLSTRPSIYDMDWNSETNEIEGLF
- the LOC124425362 gene encoding C-1-tetrahydrofolate synthase, cytoplasmic isoform X2 encodes the protein MSTCEDIRGVILSGTQLAKEIRASLAQDVTDLKTKLPDFTPSLAIVQVGGRQDSNVYIRMKIKAATDIGINVQHVKLPNTITETELINVVNKLNNDSKTHGIIVQMPLDTVNEINSHLITNTVSPSKDVDGLNTINEGKVTIGDMSGFIPCTPNGCMELIKKSGVPIVGAQAVVLGRSKIVGTPVAELLKWHNATVTICHSKTKNLPEIVSQADILIVAIGKPEFVKGSWIKSGAVVIDCGINSIPDSGKKSGERLVGDVDYEEASKVASYITPVPGGVGPMTVAMLMKNTVTSAKKAAENLLNVDWKLRILKINPQRPVPSDIAISRSQTYKPIVSLAEEIGLLPNELSPYGDNKGKISLNVLKRLKNQQNGKFVVVAGITPTPLGEGKSTTALGLVQALSAHKGTNSFVTLRQPSQGPTFGVKGGAAGGGYAQVIPMEEFNLHLTGDIHAITAANNLLAAQIDARYFHESTQSDKALYDRLVPTMKGVRKFSKIQLRRLQKLGITKTDPNSLTEEEQRKFVRLDIDPHNITWTRVVDINDRFLRKITIGQSSTEKNKTRETSFKISVSSEIMAILALAANVEDLKQRLGNIVIGFNKNGEPLTAEDLGMTGAMAILLKDAIEPTLMQSLEGTPVMVHAGPFANIAHGCSSIIADTIALKLVGPNGIVVTEAGFGSDIGMEKFFDIKCRTSGLVPNAVVLVATVRALKMHGGGPLVTPGAALKKEYIEENIELVRKGLPNLQKHISNGLKFGVPVVVAINSYTTDTEAELQLIKEVALESGAADTVICTHWADGGSGAIALADAVIAATKKPSNFKPLYSLDLSIEEKINVIAKEMYGAGEVILADKVKEKIKVYNTLGYDKYPICMAKTSNSLTGDPSIKGAPTGFKLDINDIFVAVGAKFVVASVGEIMMMPGLSTRPSIYDMDWNSETNEIEGLF
- the LOC124425362 gene encoding C-1-tetrahydrofolate synthase, cytoplasmic isoform X1, with product MLVLYANSSHNSVTINDSMMRTLQVFNFFKRVMSTCEDIRGVILSGTQLAKEIRASLAQDVTDLKTKLPDFTPSLAIVQVGGRQDSNVYIRMKIKAATDIGINVQHVKLPNTITETELINVVNKLNNDSKTHGIIVQMPLDTVNEINSHLITNTVSPSKDVDGLNTINEGKVTIGDMSGFIPCTPNGCMELIKKSGVPIVGAQAVVLGRSKIVGTPVAELLKWHNATVTICHSKTKNLPEIVSQADILIVAIGKPEFVKGSWIKSGAVVIDCGINSIPDSGKKSGERLVGDVDYEEASKVASYITPVPGGVGPMTVAMLMKNTVTSAKKAAENLLNVDWKLRILKINPQRPVPSDIAISRSQTYKPIVSLAEEIGLLPNELSPYGDNKGKISLNVLKRLKNQQNGKFVVVAGITPTPLGEGKSTTALGLVQALSAHKGTNSFVTLRQPSQGPTFGVKGGAAGGGYAQVIPMEEFNLHLTGDIHAITAANNLLAAQIDARYFHESTQSDKALYDRLVPTMKGVRKFSKIQLRRLQKLGITKTDPNSLTEEEQRKFVRLDIDPHNITWTRVVDINDRFLRKITIGQSSTEKNKTRETSFKISVSSEIMAILALAANVEDLKQRLGNIVIGFNKNGEPLTAEDLGMTGAMAILLKDAIEPTLMQSLEGTPVMVHAGPFANIAHGCSSIIADTIALKLVGPNGIVVTEAGFGSDIGMEKFFDIKCRTSGLVPNAVVLVATVRALKMHGGGPLVTPGAALKKEYIEENIELVRKGLPNLQKHISNGLKFGVPVVVAINSYTTDTEAELQLIKEVALESGAADTVICTHWADGGSGAIALADAVIAATKKPSNFKPLYSLDLSIEEKINVIAKEMYGAGEVILADKVKEKIKVYNTLGYDKYPICMAKTSNSLTGDPSIKGAPTGFKLDINDIFVAVGAKFVVASVGEIMMMPGLSTRPSIYDMDWNSETNEIEGLF
- the LOC124425363 gene encoding probable methyltransferase-like protein 15 homolog; the encoded protein is MLKFKINLLYLQAFCINKLYHETRVQFHHLSKINIQYVINKRYFSQQQDIQEQDVIKNNNIHVPAMIKEVLQYLQPSPGKIYVDMTFGAGGHTTQILKSAPDIKIFTLDRDPIAYNIAQDLSKNYPGQMIPLLGKFSDLPLLLSEHKVKKNSIDGFLFDFGCSSMQFDNAERGFSLSKNGPLDMRMDGNRYPENPTAADVIERADEIDLYRILKIYGQEKKARKIARALIEARYMYKKLETTKELAQLVESVLNNEIRKDQLGRFSHCATKTFQAFRIFVNNELNEINHGMVLAQNYLKIGGCLITISFHSLEDIVVKRHMTGNITDFVANVTPLKYLNYNKSFCIDELNDIVMSPWKMMHKHVLTPSSEEVNKNPRVRSAKFRAITKVK
- the LOC124425364 gene encoding ubiquinol-cytochrome-c reductase complex assembly factor 2, whose product is MAGNYKNFMKLLESWPLDKSKPGRDLSQHIRDQVKLIFSKGDITTPIDQEQCDRYYASLKRISSNHYGQMYKRSLTSTASGLTVEQCNIALSPEMKEYLEEENKFFLKRLINKIRNIRKNA